A genomic stretch from Streptococcus oralis includes:
- a CDS encoding ABC transporter ATP-binding protein, producing the protein MTAIVELKNATKVITNGFDEEKIILNDVSLEIFEHDFITILGGNGAGKSTLFNTIAGTLPLTSGSIRIMGEDVTHFSPEKRAKYLSRVFQDPKMGTAPRMTVAENLLIAKFRGEKRGLLPRRLSSHREEFQATIEKVGNGLEKHLDTPIEFLSGGQRQALSLLMATLKRPELLLLDEHTAALDPKTSVALMELTDDFVSKDHLTALMITHHMEDALKYGNRLIVMKEGRIIQDLNKEEKAKMKISDYYQLFE; encoded by the coding sequence ATGACAGCAATTGTAGAATTAAAAAATGCCACCAAAGTCATCACGAATGGCTTTGACGAGGAAAAAATCATTCTGAATGATGTTTCTCTTGAAATTTTTGAACATGATTTCATTACTATCCTAGGTGGAAATGGAGCAGGGAAGTCAACGCTTTTTAACACTATTGCAGGTACCTTGCCCTTAACAAGTGGAAGTATCCGTATCATGGGCGAGGATGTGACGCATTTTTCACCTGAAAAGCGGGCTAAGTACTTGTCTCGTGTTTTTCAGGATCCTAAGATGGGTACGGCTCCCCGTATGACGGTGGCGGAAAATCTCTTAATTGCCAAGTTTCGTGGTGAGAAGAGAGGACTCCTGCCTAGAAGGCTATCAAGTCATCGGGAAGAGTTTCAGGCTACCATTGAAAAAGTGGGAAATGGGCTTGAGAAACATCTAGATACTCCGATTGAGTTTCTATCAGGTGGTCAACGCCAGGCCTTGAGTCTCTTGATGGCAACCTTGAAGCGACCAGAGTTGCTCTTGTTGGATGAACACACAGCAGCTCTTGACCCAAAAACAAGTGTTGCCTTGATGGAGTTAACAGATGACTTTGTCAGCAAGGATCATCTAACAGCCTTGATGATTACCCACCATATGGAGGATGCACTGAAGTATGGAAATCGTCTGATAGTCATGAAGGAAGGTCGTATTATCCAAGACCTCAATAAAGAAGAAAAAGCTAAGATGAAAATCTCAGACTACTATCAATTATTTGAATAG
- the trpX gene encoding tryptophan ABC transporter substrate-binding protein: MKNKRLIGIVAGLAVLVVASLIYSSMNKPAAKEEQKVAKVGVLQFVSHPSLDLIYQGIQDGLAEEGYKDDQVKIDFMNSEGDQSKVATMSKQLVANGNDVVVGIATPAAQGLASATKDLPVIMAAITDPIGANLVKDLKKPGGNITGVSDHNPAEQQVELIKTLTPNVKTIGALYSSSEDNSKTQVEEFKAYAEKAGLTVETFAVPSTNEIASTVNVMTSKVDAIWVPIDNTIASAFSTVVSSNQTAKKPIYPSATAMVEAGGLASVVVDQHDLGVATGKMIAKVLKGEKPADTPVNVFSTGKSVINKKLAQELGITIPESVLKEAGQVIE, from the coding sequence ATGAAAAATAAACGTTTGATTGGAATTGTCGCTGGATTAGCAGTATTGGTAGTGGCTAGCTTGATTTATTCATCAATGAACAAGCCAGCAGCTAAGGAAGAGCAAAAGGTTGCTAAGGTTGGTGTCCTTCAATTTGTTAGTCACCCATCCTTGGACTTGATTTACCAAGGGATTCAAGATGGACTAGCTGAAGAAGGCTATAAGGACGATCAAGTAAAAATCGACTTTATGAACTCTGAAGGTGATCAGAGCAAGGTTGCAACCATGAGTAAACAATTGGTGGCAAATGGAAATGACGTCGTTGTTGGGATTGCGACTCCAGCGGCTCAAGGACTCGCAAGTGCTACAAAAGACCTACCAGTTATCATGGCTGCTATTACAGACCCAATCGGTGCTAACTTGGTCAAAGATTTGAAAAAACCAGGTGGCAACATCACAGGGGTATCAGACCACAACCCTGCTGAACAACAAGTAGAGTTGATAAAAACTCTCACACCAAATGTCAAAACAATCGGAGCTCTTTACTCAAGTAGCGAAGATAACTCAAAAACACAGGTAGAAGAATTCAAGGCTTATGCTGAAAAAGCTGGTTTAACAGTCGAGACCTTTGCAGTTCCATCAACAAATGAAATTGCTTCAACAGTCAATGTCATGACAAGCAAGGTCGATGCAATCTGGGTTCCAATTGACAACACCATTGCATCCGCATTCTCAACAGTTGTTTCAAGCAACCAAACAGCTAAAAAGCCAATCTACCCAAGTGCCACTGCCATGGTAGAAGCAGGTGGATTAGCATCTGTAGTAGTTGACCAACACGATCTTGGAGTGGCTACTGGTAAGATGATTGCCAAAGTTTTGAAAGGTGAAAAACCAGCTGATACGCCAGTTAATGTCTTTTCAACTGGTAAGTCAGTGATTAATAAAAAACTAGCGCAGGAACTTGGTATCACCATTCCTGAGTCCGTTCTAAAAGAAGCAGGACAAGTGATTGAATAA
- the prsA gene encoding peptidylprolyl isomerase PrsA gives MKKKLLAGAITLLSVATLAACSKSSEGADLISMKGDVVTEHQFYEQVKNNPTAQQVLLNMTIQKVFEKQYGSEVTDKEVDDAVAEEQKKYGDSYNSVLQRAGMTPETRKAQIRTSKLVELAVKKAAESELTDEAYQKAFESYTPDVTAQIIRMDNEDKAKEVLEKAKAEGADFAQLAKDNSNDDKTKENGGEITFDSASTELPEQVKKAAFALDVNGVSDVITATGTQAYSTQYYIIKLTKKTEKSSNLDDYKEKLKTVILAQKQNDSSFVQSVIGKEFQAANIKVKDPVFQNIFAQYVGGADSNSSSSSSAE, from the coding sequence ATGAAGAAAAAACTATTGGCAGGAGCCATTACCTTATTATCTGTAGCGACTTTGGCTGCTTGTTCAAAAAGTTCTGAAGGGGCTGACCTCATCAGCATGAAGGGTGATGTCGTCACTGAACACCAATTTTATGAACAAGTCAAAAACAATCCAACTGCGCAACAAGTCTTGCTTAATATGACCATCCAAAAAGTATTTGAAAAACAATATGGTTCAGAAGTGACTGACAAAGAGGTGGATGATGCCGTTGCTGAGGAACAAAAGAAATACGGCGATAGCTACAACAGCGTACTTCAACGTGCGGGTATGACTCCTGAGACTCGTAAAGCTCAAATTCGCACAAGTAAGTTGGTCGAATTGGCAGTTAAAAAAGCCGCAGAGAGTGAATTGACTGACGAAGCTTACCAAAAAGCTTTTGAGTCTTATACACCAGATGTAACAGCTCAGATCATCCGTATGGATAATGAAGACAAGGCAAAAGAAGTTCTTGAAAAAGCAAAAGCTGAAGGAGCGGATTTTGCCCAGTTGGCAAAAGACAACTCAAACGATGACAAGACAAAAGAAAATGGTGGCGAAATCACTTTTGACTCTGCATCAACAGAACTTCCAGAACAAGTCAAGAAGGCGGCCTTTGCCTTGGATGTGAATGGTGTCTCTGATGTCATCACAGCGACTGGAACACAAGCCTACAGTACCCAATACTACATTATTAAGCTAACCAAGAAAACAGAAAAATCATCAAACCTAGATGATTACAAAGAAAAATTGAAAACGGTCATCCTGGCTCAGAAACAAAACGATTCATCTTTCGTTCAGAGCGTTATCGGAAAAGAATTCCAAGCTGCAAATATTAAAGTGAAAGATCCTGTTTTCCAAAATATCTTTGCCCAATACGTTGGTGGTGCAGACTCAAACTCAAGCAGTAGCTCATCAGCAGAATAA
- the dnaG gene encoding DNA primase, protein MVDKQVIEEIKNNANIVEVIGDVISLQKAGRNYLGLCPFHGEKTPSFNVVEDKQFYHCFGCGRSGDVFKFIEEYQGVSFMEAVQLLGERVGIQLAMPVQSRPQQASPHQALYDMHEEAARFYHAILMTTKMGEEARAYLYKRGLTDDVLKHFQIGLAPAERTYLYQRLADKFEEKDLLDSGLFYLSDGNQFYDTFFGRIIFPLTNDKGQVIAFSGRIWQETDSQTAKYKNSRSTAIFNKSYELYHLDKAKKGTGKITELYLMEGFMDVIAAYRAGIENAVASMGTALSKEHVDHLKRFTKKIVLSYDGDKAGQAATAKALEELKDFSVEVVRVPDAMDPDEYLQKNSAEDLAYLLTKTRISPIEFYIHQLKPENSDNLQAQIEFIEKIAPLIAKEKSITAQNSYIHILADNLPSFDYQQVEQIVNESRIVQRQERVKEHPTPVVISLPVTRQLTAVMRAEAHLLYRMAENPVVLNDYRLREDFFFDTPEFQILYELLSVEGEIGSEELSHQTPEVENAWYHVLGLDLPAEMSPQELSEVEETRNRALLSKDNLRIKKKVQEASHVGDTDTALEELQRLISQKRRME, encoded by the coding sequence ATGGTTGACAAGCAAGTCATTGAAGAAATCAAAAACAATGCCAACATTGTGGAAGTCATAGGTGATGTGATTTCTTTACAGAAGGCTGGACGGAACTATTTAGGGCTCTGTCCTTTTCATGGTGAAAAGACCCCCTCTTTCAACGTTGTGGAAGACAAGCAGTTTTATCACTGTTTTGGATGTGGGCGTTCAGGAGATGTCTTTAAGTTTATCGAAGAATACCAAGGCGTGTCCTTTATGGAAGCCGTTCAGCTCTTAGGAGAGCGCGTCGGTATTCAACTGGCTATGCCTGTCCAGTCTCGTCCTCAACAAGCTTCCCCCCATCAAGCTCTATATGATATGCATGAAGAAGCTGCACGCTTTTACCATGCCATCCTCATGACGACAAAGATGGGAGAAGAAGCAAGGGCTTATCTCTACAAACGCGGATTGACAGACGATGTTCTGAAGCACTTCCAGATTGGACTAGCTCCAGCAGAGAGAACCTATCTCTATCAACGTTTGGCTGACAAGTTTGAGGAAAAGGATTTATTGGATTCTGGCCTGTTTTACCTGTCAGATGGCAATCAGTTTTATGATACTTTTTTTGGACGGATCATCTTTCCTTTGACCAATGACAAGGGACAGGTCATTGCATTTTCAGGTCGTATCTGGCAAGAAACTGACAGTCAGACTGCCAAATATAAAAATAGTCGCTCGACTGCAATTTTTAACAAGAGTTACGAATTGTACCATTTGGACAAGGCAAAAAAGGGAACAGGTAAGATTACAGAGCTCTATCTGATGGAAGGCTTCATGGATGTGATCGCAGCCTACCGTGCTGGTATAGAAAATGCTGTAGCTTCCATGGGAACAGCCTTAAGCAAGGAGCATGTTGACCACCTCAAACGCTTTACCAAAAAAATTGTTCTCAGCTATGATGGCGACAAGGCAGGGCAGGCAGCAACAGCCAAGGCTCTAGAGGAGTTAAAAGACTTCTCAGTTGAGGTTGTTCGAGTACCTGATGCCATGGACCCAGATGAGTATTTGCAAAAGAATTCTGCTGAAGACCTGGCTTACCTTTTAACCAAGACTCGGATTAGTCCCATAGAGTTCTATATTCACCAACTCAAACCTGAGAATAGTGATAACTTGCAAGCGCAAATCGAATTCATTGAAAAGATTGCGCCCTTAATCGCCAAAGAAAAGTCTATCACTGCCCAGAATTCTTATATCCACATTCTGGCGGATAACCTACCTTCCTTTGATTATCAGCAAGTAGAACAGATTGTAAATGAAAGTCGGATTGTTCAAAGGCAGGAGAGAGTCAAGGAGCATCCTACGCCAGTAGTGATTAGTTTGCCTGTGACGCGGCAACTGACAGCAGTTATGAGAGCAGAGGCTCATCTCCTTTATAGGATGGCTGAGAATCCAGTTGTTTTAAATGACTACCGATTAAGAGAAGATTTTTTCTTTGATACCCCAGAATTTCAAATTCTTTACGAATTATTAAGTGTAGAGGGAGAAATCGGATCAGAGGAACTGTCTCATCAGACTCCTGAGGTTGAAAATGCCTGGTACCATGTTCTTGGTCTAGATTTGCCAGCTGAGATGTCGCCTCAAGAACTTTCTGAAGTCGAAGAAACTCGTAACCGTGCCCTCCTCAGCAAGGACAATTTAAGGATTAAAAAGAAAGTGCAGGAGGCTAGTCATGTAGGAGATACAGACACAGCCTTGGAAGAATTGCAACGATTGATTTCCCAAAAGAGAAGAATGGAGTAA
- a CDS encoding ABC transporter permease, translated as MIVSIISQGMVWAILGLGIFMTFRILNFPDMTTEGSFPLGGAVAVTLITQGVNPFLATLAAVGAGCLAGMATGLLYTKGKIPTLLSGILVMTSCHSIMLMIMGRANLGLLGTKQIQDVLPFDSDLNQLLTGLIFVALVIGLMLFFLDTKLGQAYIATGDNPDMARSFGINTGRMELMGLVLSNGIIALAGALIAQQEGYADVSRGIGVIVVGLASLIIGEVLFKSLTLAERLMTIVVGSIAYQFLVWGVIALGFNTSYLRLYSALILAVCLMIPTFKSKYLKGVKFSR; from the coding sequence ATGATAGTATCCATTATTTCTCAGGGGATGGTCTGGGCGATTCTAGGTTTGGGAATCTTTATGACTTTTCGAATTTTGAATTTTCCAGATATGACTACTGAAGGTTCTTTTCCTCTAGGGGGAGCAGTAGCTGTAACCTTGATAACACAGGGAGTCAATCCATTCTTAGCGACCTTAGCTGCAGTAGGAGCGGGCTGTCTAGCTGGAATGGCGACGGGACTCTTATATACCAAAGGAAAAATCCCAACCCTCTTATCAGGGATTCTGGTCATGACTTCCTGCCATTCCATCATGCTCATGATTATGGGGCGTGCCAATCTGGGGCTTCTTGGAACTAAACAAATACAGGATGTCTTGCCTTTCGATTCAGATCTTAACCAACTCCTGACTGGATTAATCTTTGTAGCTCTTGTTATTGGCCTTATGCTCTTTTTCCTTGATACCAAACTAGGTCAGGCCTACATCGCTACAGGTGACAATCCCGATATGGCTCGTAGCTTTGGTATCAATACGGGTCGTATGGAACTTATGGGTTTGGTTCTCTCAAATGGGATTATCGCGCTTGCAGGAGCCTTAATTGCTCAACAAGAAGGATACGCGGATGTTTCTCGAGGAATTGGCGTGATTGTCGTAGGGCTTGCTAGCTTGATTATTGGTGAGGTTTTGTTCAAGAGTTTGACTTTGGCAGAGCGACTCATGACCATCGTTGTAGGGTCTATTGCTTATCAGTTCCTCGTTTGGGGAGTGATTGCTCTTGGGTTTAATACAAGTTATCTTCGTTTGTACAGCGCCTTGATTTTGGCAGTTTGCCTCATGATTCCAACCTTCAAAAGCAAATACCTGAAAGGAGTCAAGTTTAGCAGATGA
- a CDS encoding LPXTG cell wall anchor domain-containing protein, with translation MKTNKVTKLGISLLSVAALGVVAPALTDVPVLGATVVKAEEQQRSINFRISFYDAETGEEIAPEMTGTIRPGESINIHKEISGYQIVSKISWMPNYVITYDMVSLYFHGDPDGYHGMYLDYRKLNTDVKPSETSKPEVKPETKPSDTSKPEVKPETKPSDTPKPEVKPGPAPKDEEKQEPLKYRITYYDIETREMLGQMTGVINPGQTINIYKKFNGHEIISKDSWMPNYDMTYDIVNEYFYGSADGYNDLRLEYKKVEEPTPEPAPTPTPIPTPKPAPTPTPTPEPTPTPTPEPEVKPAPKPSDTSKPEVKPELKPQTNSNTAPTAPVKPVGQTSNSKADKPTSKKETPALPNTGEQSSSLSLVGLLLASLGLAGLTYKGRH, from the coding sequence ATGAAAACGAATAAAGTGACCAAACTTGGTATTTCTTTGCTTTCTGTTGCAGCTCTTGGTGTTGTTGCGCCAGCTTTGACTGATGTGCCTGTTTTAGGGGCTACTGTCGTAAAAGCTGAAGAACAACAGAGGTCAATTAATTTCCGTATCTCTTTTTATGACGCGGAGACAGGAGAAGAAATTGCTCCTGAAATGACGGGCACTATAAGACCTGGTGAATCCATTAATATACATAAAGAGATTAGCGGATATCAAATTGTCTCAAAGATCAGCTGGATGCCTAATTATGTCATAACCTATGATATGGTGAGTCTTTATTTCCACGGTGATCCAGATGGATACCACGGAATGTATCTGGATTATAGAAAATTAAATACAGATGTCAAACCTTCAGAGACTTCAAAACCAGAAGTAAAACCGGAAACTAAACCTTCTGATACGTCAAAACCAGAAGTAAAACCGGAAACTAAACCTTCTGATACGCCAAAACCAGAAGTAAAACCGGGACCAGCACCAAAAGATGAAGAAAAGCAGGAGCCCCTCAAATACCGCATCACTTATTATGATATTGAAACAAGAGAGATGCTTGGTCAAATGACGGGCGTGATAAATCCCGGGCAGACTATCAATATCTATAAAAAATTTAATGGACATGAGATAATCTCAAAGGATAGCTGGATGCCAAACTATGACATGACGTATGACATAGTTAATGAATACTTCTATGGCTCGGCAGACGGATACAATGATCTGCGCCTAGAATACAAGAAAGTAGAGGAGCCAACTCCGGAACCAGCGCCAACGCCAACTCCGATTCCGACTCCGAAACCAGCGCCAACGCCAACTCCGACTCCGGAACCAACGCCAACTCCGACTCCAGAACCAGAAGTAAAACCGGCACCTAAACCTTCTGATACTTCAAAACCAGAAGTTAAGCCAGAGCTTAAACCACAAACTAATTCGAATACTGCTCCAACAGCTCCTGTCAAACCTGTTGGGCAAACTTCAAACTCTAAAGCTGACAAACCTACGTCGAAAAAAGAAACTCCAGCTCTTCCAAACACGGGTGAACAAAGTTCTTCACTTTCTCTAGTAGGTCTTCTCCTAGCAAGTCTTGGCTTAGCAGGTCTAACTTACAAAGGACGTCACTAA
- the ftsW gene encoding cell division peptidoglycan polymerase FtsW produces the protein MKISKRHLLNYSILIPYLLLSILGLIVVYSTTSATLIQEGKSALQLARNQGMFWVVSLVLIALIYKLKLGFLRNERLIFIVMFVEMILLALARLIGTPVNGAYGWISVGPVTIQPAEYLKIIIIWYLAHRFSKQQDEIAVYDFQVLTQNQWLPRAFNDWRFVLLVLIGSLGIFPDLGNATILVLVALIMYTVSGIAYRWFSTILTLLAGSSILVLSVIRFVGVEKFSQIPVFGYVAKRFSAFFNPFNDLAGAGHQLANSYYAMVNGGWFGLGLGNSIEKRGYLPEAHTDFVFSIVIEEFGFVGAGMILALLFFLILRIILVGIRAKDPFNSMVAIGVGGMILVQVFVNIGGISGLIPSTGVTFPFLSQGGNSLLVLSVAIAFVLNIDASEKRAKLIREYEGQTSVTL, from the coding sequence ATGAAAATTAGTAAAAGGCACCTATTGAACTATTCCATTTTGATTCCTTACCTCCTTTTATCGATTTTGGGTCTAATTGTTGTTTACTCAACGACGAGTGCTACCTTGATCCAAGAAGGGAAAAGTGCTCTTCAGTTAGCTCGGAACCAAGGAATGTTTTGGGTAGTTAGTTTGGTTTTGATTGCCTTAATTTATAAACTGAAACTTGGTTTTTTAAGAAATGAACGCTTGATTTTTATCGTTATGTTTGTAGAGATGATTCTCCTAGCTTTGGCTCGGCTAATTGGAACACCAGTAAATGGTGCCTACGGTTGGATTTCTGTAGGACCTGTAACGATTCAGCCTGCAGAGTATCTTAAGATTATCATTATTTGGTACCTAGCCCATCGATTCTCAAAACAGCAAGATGAGATAGCTGTTTACGACTTCCAAGTCTTGACTCAGAATCAGTGGTTACCTCGAGCTTTTAACGACTGGCGTTTCGTTTTACTGGTTCTGATTGGTAGTTTGGGGATTTTCCCCGACTTGGGAAATGCGACCATCTTGGTTTTGGTGGCTCTCATCATGTATACGGTTAGTGGAATCGCCTATCGTTGGTTTTCGACTATTCTGACTCTCTTGGCGGGCAGTTCGATTTTGGTCTTGTCTGTCATTCGCTTTGTCGGGGTTGAAAAGTTTTCTCAAATTCCGGTATTTGGTTACGTTGCCAAACGTTTTAGTGCCTTCTTTAATCCCTTTAATGACTTGGCGGGTGCAGGACACCAGCTCGCAAATTCCTACTATGCAATGGTAAATGGTGGCTGGTTTGGACTTGGATTAGGAAATTCCATTGAGAAACGTGGTTATTTGCCAGAAGCGCATACGGATTTCGTCTTTTCAATCGTCATCGAGGAATTTGGATTTGTAGGAGCGGGTATGATTTTGGCACTTCTCTTCTTCTTGATTTTGAGAATCATTCTAGTCGGTATTCGAGCTAAGGATCCCTTTAACTCCATGGTTGCTATCGGTGTCGGAGGGATGATCCTTGTTCAGGTCTTTGTCAATATCGGTGGAATTTCCGGTTTGATTCCTTCTACAGGGGTAACCTTCCCCTTCCTTTCACAAGGGGGGAATAGTCTTCTGGTCTTATCTGTAGCCATTGCCTTTGTACTAAATATCGATGCCAGCGAAAAACGTGCCAAACTTATCAGAGAATATGAAGGTCAAACTTCTGTTACTCTATAA
- the ppc gene encoding phosphoenolpyruvate carboxylase encodes MSLQKLENYSNKAVVQEEVLILTELLEDITKNMLAPETFDKIMQLKDLSTSENYQGLNKLVTSLSNEEMIYISRYFSILPLLINISEDVDLAYEINHQNNVDQDYLGKLSTTIKMVAEKENAAAILEQLNVVPVLTAHPTQVQRKSMLDLTNHIHTLLRKYRDVKLGLINKEKWHTDLRRYIEIIMQTDMIREKKLKVTNEITNVMEYYQSSFLNAVPRLTAEYKKLAKEQGIELQHPKPITMGMWIGGDRDGNPFVTAETLNKSALTQCEVIMNYYDEKIYNLYREFSLSTSIVNVSDKVREMALKSQDNSIYREKELYRRALFDIQAKMQATKAYLIEDKDLQPRYATADEFYQDLLAIRDSLLENKGEYLISGEFVELMQAVEIFGFYLASIDMRQDSSVHEACVAELLASAGINDHYSDLSEDEKCALLLKELEEDPRILSATHAEKSELLEKELSIFKAARKLKDKLGENVIRQTIISHATSVSDMLELAIMLKEVGLVDAQKARVQIVPLFETIEDLDHSEETMRRYFSLPLAKKWIASKDNYQEIMLGYSDSNKDGGYLSSCWTLYKAQQQLTAIGDEFGVKVTFFHGRGGTVGRGGGPTYEAITSQPLKSIKDRIRLTEQGEVIGNKYGNKDAAYYNLEMLVSAAINRMITKKKSDTNTSNRYEAIMDQVVDRSYDIYRDLVFGNEHFYDYFFESSPIKAISSFNIGSRPAARKTITEIGGLRAIPWVFSWSQSRVMFPGWYGVGSSFKEFIDQDPDNIEILRDMYQNWPFFQSLLSNVDMVLSKSNMNIAFEYAKLCEDEEVQAIYYTILDEWQLTKDVILAIEGYDELLAENSYLKDSLNYRMPYFNILNYIQLELIKRQRRGELSADEERLIHTTINGIATGLRNSG; translated from the coding sequence ATGTCACTTCAAAAATTAGAAAACTATAGCAATAAAGCAGTCGTCCAAGAAGAAGTCTTGATTTTGACTGAGCTGTTAGAAGACATCACTAAAAATATGCTTGCGCCAGAGACTTTTGATAAAATCATGCAGTTGAAGGACTTGTCTACAAGCGAAAACTATCAAGGACTCAATAAATTGGTGACCAGCCTTTCAAACGAGGAAATGATCTATATTTCTCGCTATTTCTCAATCCTTCCACTCTTGATCAATATCTCTGAAGATGTGGATTTGGCTTATGAAATCAATCACCAAAATAATGTAGACCAAGACTATCTAGGAAAACTGTCAACAACCATTAAGATGGTGGCTGAAAAAGAAAATGCGGCTGCAATTTTGGAGCAGCTGAATGTAGTTCCAGTTTTGACTGCCCACCCGACTCAAGTACAACGCAAGAGTATGCTGGACTTAACCAATCATATCCATACACTCTTACGGAAGTACCGTGATGTCAAACTCGGCTTGATCAACAAAGAAAAATGGCACACAGATCTCCGTCGTTACATTGAAATTATCATGCAAACGGATATGATTCGCGAGAAGAAATTGAAGGTAACCAACGAAATCACCAACGTGATGGAGTACTATCAGAGTTCTTTCTTGAATGCTGTTCCACGTTTGACGGCTGAGTATAAGAAACTAGCTAAGGAACAAGGTATCGAGCTCCAACATCCAAAACCGATTACCATGGGGATGTGGATCGGAGGAGACCGTGATGGAAATCCTTTCGTAACAGCGGAAACCCTCAACAAATCAGCCTTGACTCAGTGCGAAGTCATCATGAACTACTACGATGAGAAGATTTATAACCTTTATCGTGAATTTTCACTTTCAACCAGCATCGTGAATGTCAGTGACAAGGTTCGTGAGATGGCGCTGAAGTCTCAGGACAACTCGATTTATCGTGAAAAAGAACTCTATCGTCGTGCTCTCTTTGACATCCAAGCTAAGATGCAGGCAACCAAGGCTTATCTTATTGAAGACAAGGATCTTCAACCTAGATATGCCACTGCAGATGAATTCTACCAAGACTTGTTAGCCATCCGAGATTCTCTATTAGAGAACAAAGGTGAGTACCTGATTTCAGGAGAATTTGTCGAGTTGATGCAGGCGGTTGAAATCTTTGGCTTCTATCTTGCCTCTATCGACATGCGCCAAGATTCTAGTGTTCACGAAGCCTGTGTGGCAGAATTGCTAGCATCCGCAGGGATCAACGACCACTATAGCGATTTGTCTGAAGATGAAAAATGCGCCCTCCTCTTAAAAGAGTTGGAAGAAGATCCTCGTATCCTCTCAGCCACTCATGCTGAAAAGTCAGAACTACTTGAGAAAGAACTATCTATCTTTAAAGCCGCTCGCAAGTTGAAGGATAAATTAGGTGAAAACGTCATTCGTCAAACCATCATTTCTCACGCAACAAGTGTATCCGATATGCTCGAATTAGCCATTATGCTTAAGGAAGTCGGCTTGGTGGATGCTCAAAAAGCCCGCGTTCAGATTGTTCCCCTATTTGAAACGATTGAGGACTTGGATCACTCAGAAGAAACCATGAGAAGATATTTCTCTCTTCCTTTGGCTAAAAAATGGATTGCTTCAAAAGACAACTACCAAGAAATCATGCTTGGCTATTCTGATAGTAACAAGGACGGTGGTTACCTGTCATCATGTTGGACCCTCTACAAGGCGCAACAACAACTAACTGCTATCGGTGATGAATTTGGCGTTAAAGTTACCTTCTTCCACGGTCGTGGTGGTACCGTGGGTCGTGGTGGTGGCCCAACTTATGAAGCTATCACATCCCAACCACTCAAGTCTATCAAAGACCGCATCCGTCTGACTGAGCAGGGAGAAGTGATTGGAAACAAATACGGTAACAAAGACGCTGCTTATTATAACCTTGAAATGTTGGTTTCTGCAGCCATTAACCGTATGATTACAAAGAAGAAGAGTGATACTAATACGTCAAATCGTTACGAAGCTATCATGGATCAAGTAGTGGACCGCAGCTACGATATCTACCGTGATTTGGTCTTTGGAAATGAACATTTCTATGATTATTTCTTTGAATCAAGTCCAATCAAGGCTATTTCAAGCTTCAATATCGGTTCGCGTCCAGCAGCTCGTAAGACCATCACTGAAATCGGCGGTTTGCGTGCTATTCCTTGGGTCTTCTCATGGTCACAAAGCCGTGTCATGTTCCCTGGCTGGTATGGCGTAGGTTCAAGCTTCAAAGAATTTATTGATCAAGATCCTGATAATATTGAGATCCTCCGTGACATGTACCAAAACTGGCCTTTCTTTCAATCTCTGCTCTCTAATGTGGACATGGTCTTATCTAAGTCTAACATGAACATTGCCTTCGAATATGCCAAGCTCTGTGAAGATGAAGAAGTGCAGGCTATCTACTACACTATTTTAGATGAATGGCAGTTGACTAAGGACGTTATTTTAGCTATCGAAGGTTATGACGAACTCTTGGCAGAAAACTCTTACCTAAAAGACAGTCTAAACTATCGTATGCCTTACTTTAATATCCTTAACTACATCCAGTTGGAGTTGATCAAACGTCAACGTCGCGGCGAATTGTCGGCAGACGAAGAAAGATTGATTCATACAACCATTAACGGAATTGCAACAGGTTTGCGTAATTCAGGCTGA